The window TACGCGGATCGAAGTCCGTTCCGTCGATTCCTCCGCGAATCCATATCTCGCCATGGCGGCCATCTTGAAAGCGGGCCTCGACGGCATCAAACGGCAACTCGAACCGCCAAAACCGGTCGATCGCAATATTTATGAAATGAAACCCGAGGAGCTGGCGGAACTCGGCATCGGCACATTGCCGACCGATCTGGACCACGCCCTCATCGCCCTTGGGGAAGATGCAGTCATCCAGGAAGCGCTCGGCTCCCATATTTGCGCAAACTTCATGAAAGCGAAGAAAGTGGAATGGGAGAGCTACCGGATCACGGTCCATCCTTGGGAATTGGAACGGTATATGAAGATATATTAACATAGTTTACAAGAGTCTATGCAGCCATCCACGTCCGTGTCAAACCGGCGCCGGATGGCTGTTCCAATTTTACACCTATTTGACCTTTCAATCTTTCTATGATTATAATAGGGCAATCCAATTTCATAAGATTCACCGCTAGGGGTGCTCGCAACGAGCTGAGAGAGGCATTCGCCTTAACCCTTATAACTTGAACCGGATCATGCCGGCGTAAGGAAGAGGTGTTGAGCAGTTACATTCTGCCGGTCTGTATCCGGTTGTGCTTTTGAATGTCATTCATCCACTTCTTCTTCAAGAGGTGGATTTTTTATTTGGAAAAAACGAAAGGGGAAATGAAACATGAAGTTCACAGATCGATTGCATGAGAAGACGTTGCCGATATGGAGGCAGAATCACGCGCATCCGTTTGTCCAGGGAATCGGAGATGGCACATTGGATCCGGATAAATTCCGGTTCTATATGGTGCAGGACTATTTGTATTTAATTGATTACGCAAAAGTTTTTGCGATCGGCGCCGTGAAGGCAAGCGATTTGCAGACGATGGGACGATTCGCTTCTTTGTTGGACGGCACGCTGAATACGGAGATGGAACTTCATCGTAACTATGCGAAACGGTTCGGCATTTCCGAGGATGAGCTGGAGTCCGCGCAGCCTTCCCCGATCGTGCTCGCGTACACCCACTATATGCTGCATGTCTGCCAGAACGGCACCGTGGCGGAAGTCGTCGCGGCACTGCTGCCTTGCGCTTGGAGCTATTGGGAAATCGGGAAAGAGCTGAATGCCATTCCGGGGGCGGCAGATCATCCGTTGTACGGAGATTGGATTCGCATGTACGCTTCCGAAGAATTCGGGGAATTGGCGTCCTGGTGCATCGAACTGATGGATCAGTATGCGGAAGGTAAGCCGGAGCATGAGCTGGAACGGCTTGAGGAGATTTTCTTGAACACGACCCGCTTTGAGTACATGTTCTGGGATATGGCGAATTCAAAACAGATGTGGCCCGGAACTGAAACCCGCCATGCTCAAGTTTGACGATGTTTCCTTCAGCTACGACGGTCAAGCGAATATTCTGGACCGCTTAAGCTTTCACGTGCAACCCGGTGAATTCATCTCGATTGTCGGGGTGAGCGGTTCGGGGAAAAGCACGCTGTTCCGGCTGGCAACGGGGCTTGCGGTCCCGTCAGCCGGCCGGATCGTTTTCAATGGAAAAGAAGACGAGCCGCTTCTCGGCAATATCGGCTATATGCCACAACAGGACTTGCTGTTGCCATGGCGCACTATCATAGAAAATGCCTCCCTTCCACTCGAACTGGCGGGAATGAAAAAACGGGCGGCCCGTGAATGGGTGTTGCCTTTATTGGACCAATTTGGTCTTGGGGGGACGGGTGACAAATACCCTGCTGAGCTTTCAGGCGGCATGAAACAGCGCGTCGCTTTTTTGCGTGCCGTTCTCTCCGGAAGTCCGCTCTTATTGCTCGATGAACCGTTTTCCGCGCTCGACGCAATCACCCGTCTGGCGATGCAGGAATGGCTGCTCCGGCAATGGGAAATGCAACAATCGACAATTCTGTTTATCACGCATGACGTGGAAGAAGCGCTTTTCCTGTCGGATCGGATTTTTATGCTCCAAAACCAGCCCGTCACTTCATTAGAGGAAATCGTCGTGCCATTGTCGAGGCCCCGGACGCGAAAAAATTTGCATGAGCCTGCCATTTTGGCGCTCAAGGAGCAATTACTGGAAAAGCTGAAAACCGAGGTGGCGCTATGAAAAACGCCTCTTCTGCCCTTATCGTCGTCATCCTGTTCAGCGTCTGGGAAGCGGGCGCCCGGCTGTTGGCTAAACCTTTCATCCTGCCGTCGCCGATGCAAATCGTCATCCGGTTATGGGAGCTGAAGGAAGTGCTGCTTCTTAAGCATTTACCGGTAACGTTTGCGGTCATTGTCATCGGGCTGTGCTTATCGATCGGCATGGGGACCGCGATGGCTGTCTGGATGCATGCCAAGCCAGCTGTGCAAAAAGCGGTCTATCCGTTGCTCATTGCTTCGCAGATGATTCCGGTCATCGCGCTGGCTCCCATCTTCGTCCTCTGGTTCGGCTATACGATTTGGAGTAAAGTGGCCGTTGCG is drawn from Sporosarcina sp. FSL W7-1349 and contains these coding sequences:
- the tenA gene encoding thiaminase II yields the protein MKFTDRLHEKTLPIWRQNHAHPFVQGIGDGTLDPDKFRFYMVQDYLYLIDYAKVFAIGAVKASDLQTMGRFASLLDGTLNTEMELHRNYAKRFGISEDELESAQPSPIVLAYTHYMLHVCQNGTVAEVVAALLPCAWSYWEIGKELNAIPGAADHPLYGDWIRMYASEEFGELASWCIELMDQYAEGKPEHELERLEEIFLNTTRFEYMFWDMANSKQMWPGTETRHAQV
- a CDS encoding ABC transporter ATP-binding protein yields the protein MLKFDDVSFSYDGQANILDRLSFHVQPGEFISIVGVSGSGKSTLFRLATGLAVPSAGRIVFNGKEDEPLLGNIGYMPQQDLLLPWRTIIENASLPLELAGMKKRAAREWVLPLLDQFGLGGTGDKYPAELSGGMKQRVAFLRAVLSGSPLLLLDEPFSALDAITRLAMQEWLLRQWEMQQSTILFITHDVEEALFLSDRIFMLQNQPVTSLEEIVVPLSRPRTRKNLHEPAILALKEQLLEKLKTEVAL